TACATGGGCTACTGGGAGATCGCGGCCGGGGGGCTGGCCGACCCGCCCTACGGCACCCCCGGTTTCGCCGAGGGCTATCGCACCCAGACCCTCGATCCCTGGTTCGATCACCTGGCATCGATCGGCAGCGCCGAGATCGTGCTCGCCGCCGCTCCCGTCGGAAACCCAGTCGTGAGCACCACCATCGCCGATGTCGTGGCCATCCTCGAAGAGGAGGTGGGTGACCGATCCGGCGTGTGGTTCGTGCCCACCGCGTCGGCCCTGGCCCCCGACGGCTACACGGATCGACTGGTCGATCCGCGCACGGGTGAACTCGAGCGGGTGCGGCGGGTCGACGGCCTCCACCTCTGCCCCGACGGGGCCGAGCGGGTCACCGACCTCGTGCTCGATGTGCTCCGCCGTGAATACGGCCTCGTCTTCGACGACTCGTGGCGGCCCGGCGACTGGCGTCTCGCACCACCGATCGACCTCGCAACGGAGTGCCCGCCCCTGTCGTGAAGAACCCTGTCGTGCCGGGTCAGGCGAAGTCGCCGTTGGCCGAGCGATAGTCGGCGAGGCCCCGGGTCAGGGCCCGGCGGGTCGACGCGGTCATCCCGGCGAGGCCGAAGTCGATCTCGGCGAGTGCCGCGGCGCCCGCGTCGGCCGCAGTTCGACCGGCCGGGAGCAGGCGGGCGAGCACCGTGCGTCCGTCGTCGGAGTGGCGTACGCGCTGGACGAACCCGAGCGACTCGAGTCGCTGGATCGTGTTGGTCACACTCGCGGCGTGGACCTGGAGCCGATCCCCGATCTTGCCCATGGGAAGTTCACCGGCCCGGGTGAAGCTCAACAACGCGAGCACCTCGAAGCGACTGAAGTTGAGATCGATCGGGGCCAGGGCTGCGTCGATTCGTCCGTGGAGGATCTGATGGGCTCTCGTGATCGAGGTCGCGGCCAGCATCGCTTCGGTGGATCGCCAGTCCCGCGCGGCCCAGTTGCGTCCCGCCTCGGCGATGGGATCGAAGTCGAGCGTCACAACGGCTACGCTAGAGCCGGATACTTTGATGTCCAAGCACTTGAGGTGAGGGCGTGCGAGAACCGCGAGACGACTGGCAAGCCGACTACGACGGGGCCGCTCGGCGCGATGTCCCGTTCGAGACGATGTCGGGCATCCCTCTCGACGCCGTCCACGGCGACGCCCCCTACCCGGGCCAGTACCCCTTCACCCGGGGGCTGCACGCCGCCGGTTATCGGTCCCGACTCTGGACGATGCGCATGTTCGCCGGGTTCGGCACCGCCGAGGACACCAATGCCCGGTTCAAGGAACTGTTGCGAGCCGGAGGCACCGGTCTCTCCACCGCATTCGACATGCCCACCCTCATGGGACGCGACTCCGACTCGCCCTGGGCGCTCGGCGAAGTCGGGCGGGCCGGCGTCGCCGTCGACACCCTGGCCGACATGGAGGACCTCTTCGCCGGCATCGATCTGCGGTCCGTGTCGACCTCGATGACGATCAACGGGCCGGCCGCCACACTGCTCGCCATGTACGTCGCGGTGGGCGAGAAGACCGGCGTGAGTCGGGCCGAACTCGCCGGCACGGTCCAGAACGACATCTTGAAGGAGTACCAGGCACAAAAGGAATACATCTATCCCCCGCGACCGTCGATGCGGATCGTGACCGACATGGTCAAGTTCGCGACCGCGGAGATGCCGAAGTGGCACCCCATCTCGATCTCGGGCTACCACATCCGAGAAGCGGGCTCGACGGCCGCGCAGGAGCTGGCCTTCACCCTCGCCAACGGGTTCGCCTATGTCGAGGCGGCGCTCGCGGCCGGTGAGGACATCGACGAGTTCGGCCGGCGGCTGTCGTTCTTCTTCAACAGCCACACCGACTTCTTCGAGGAGATCGGAAAGTTCCGGGCGGCCCGGCGGATCTGGGCGCGCTGGATGAAGGAGCGCTACGGCGCAACCGACGAGCGGGCGATGATGTGCCGCTTCCACACGCAGACCGCAGGCGTCTCGCTCACCGCTCAGCAGCCGGAGATCAACATCGCCCGGGTGACCACGCAAGCGCTCGCTGCTGCGCTCGGTGGCACACAGTCGCTGCACACCGACAGCTTCGACGAGGCGCTGGCCCTCCCGACGGAGAAGGCGGCCCGCATCGCGCTGCGTACGCAGCAGATCGTCGCCCACGAGATCGGCGTCACCAACGTGGTCGACCCTCTCGGCGGCGCACCCTTCGTCGAGTGGATGACCGACGAGATGGAGCGTCGGGCCGAAGCGGTCTTCGCCCATCTCGACGAGCTGGGCAACGGCTCGATGCTCGAAGGCGTCTATGCCGGCATCGACAACGGGTACTTCGTCGGCGAGATCGCCGACGCCGCGTACCGGTTCGAACGTGAGGTCAATGCGGGTCGACGGATCATCGTCGGGGTCAACGCGTTCACCGACGGCGACGACGACACCGACCCCAACCTCCTCCGGATCGACCACGCCACGGAGGAGTACCAGCGCAAGCGGCTCGCCGGGGTGAAGAAGGATCGCAGTCAGGAAGCGGTCGACGACGCCCTGGCTCGGCTCACCGCCGACGCCGGCGACCCGACGGTCAATCTGATGCCGTCGATCATCGATGCCGTGAAGGTCTACGCCACCGAAGAGGAGATCGCGATGGCGATGGAGACCGTGTTCGGCACCTATGTCGAGAAGGCGATCGTATGAGCACGACTGCGCCGCCGCGGATCGTGCTGGCCAAGCTGGGGCTCGACGGTCACGATCGAGGCATCAAGGTCGTCGCCCGCATGTTGCGCGACGCGGGGATGGAGGTCATCTATCTCGGTCTGCGCCAGACCACCGACAGCATCGTGGCCGCGGTCGAGCAGGAGGATGCCGACGCGATCGGGTTGTCGATGCACAACGCGGGTCATCTCACCCTCGGCCCCGCGATGCTCACTGCGCTCGACGCGGCGGGCATCGATGTGCCGGTGATCATCGGTGGCATCGTTCCCGATGCCGATCTCCCGGTCCTGCACGACGCGGGTATCGCTGCGGTCCTGGGACCGGGCGCGTCGGCCGAGGAAGTGGTCGCCACCGTGCGTCGGGTGGTCGAGCGCGCGTGACCCTCGAGGGTCTCTCTGCAGTGGAGTTGGTGCGCCGGGCGGGAGACGGCGATCGCCGAGCGGTCGGCCGTCTGCTCAGCCTGGTCGAGCGCGGCGGCCAGGGAGCCGAGGAGATCGCCGAGCTGACCCACGCCGACAGCCTCGAGGCCCACGTCATCGGCATCACCGGGGCTCCGGGGGCCGGGAAGTCGACGATGGTCGCCCGGCTGGTCGCCGAGGCGACCCGTCAGGGTGATCGGCCGGCAGTGCTGGCCGTCGACCCCTCATCGCCGCTCACCGGCGGTGCGATCCTCGGTGATCGGGTGCGGATGGCCGATGTCGACACCACGGCGTTCATCCGCTCGATGGCCACGCGGGGCCATGCCGGCGGGCTCGCCCTCGCCATCCCCGGCGGGGCCCGGGTGCTCGCGGCAGCCGGGTTCGATCCCGTCGTCATCGAGACGGTGGGGGTCGGCCAGGTCGAGGTCGACGTGACGGCGGCAGCCGACACCACCGTGGTCGTGGTCACACCGGGTATGGGCGATGCGGTACAGGCCAACAAGGCGGGGCTCTTGGAGGTCGCCGACCTGTTCGTGGTCAACAAGGCCGACCAGCCGGGGGCGAGCGACACGCGTCGAGATCTCGAGCTCATGCTCGAACTCAGCCATGTGACCGGGCAGGAGGACGAGCACTACCGGCCGCCGATCGTGATGGTGAACTCGCTCGACGGCGATGGCATCGTCGATGTCCACGAGTTGATCCGGTCCCACCGCAACCATCTGGTCTCGTCGGGGACCCTGCATGTTCGTCGATGTCGTCGCGCTCGCTTCGAGCTGGCCAGTCGGGCCGGACTCCGGTTCGACCGGGATCTGGCGACGGTGCTCTCCTCCCCCGCGATGGTCACCGTGATCGACGAGGTGGCTTCGGGTTCCGCCACTCCCGGGGTCGGCGTCGCGGCGCTCGCGGCATCGCTGGCCGAACGTCCCTAACATCGCCCGATGAGCCCGGCCACCGACATCCTCGACCCGACCTGGTGGCAACACGACCCCCAGGCCGACTATCGGGACCTGCTCGGCCACGACGGCTTGTGGCGCGACGAGCGCAGCGGCTTCTGGCTGGTCGCTCGCCACGCCGACCTGTTGCGGGTCGAGCGCGACCCCACCACGTTCGCAAGCCGGGCCGACGGCGGTGGCGCCTATCGCCTCAACCCGTCGCCGGGCGAAGAAACGATGATCAGCAAGGACGACCCCGAACATCTGGCCCAGCGTCGGATCGTCAACCGTCGGTTCACACCGAAGGCCGTGCGTGACCACTCCGAGCACTACGCCGCTCTCGTCACCGGTCTGGTCGACGACGCGATCGCTGTTGTGTCGAGCGACGGACGCGTCGAGATCGTCGACGCGCTGGCATCCCAGCTGCCGTGCCGGGTCACCGCCGAACTCCTGGGCTTCGGCCAGGGCCGTTGGCGCGAGGTCAAGGACTGGTCCGAGCGCCAGATGCGCATCGACTCGGCGGCCGACGACCCGGCGCTGTTCGCATCGTTCATGGGGAGCATCCAGGAGTGGGCGGCCGTCATGGAGACCGTGCTCCCCCAGCGCGTCGCCGAACCGGCCGACGACCTCTTCTCCGACTGGCTCGGCGCGGGCATGGACGGTCCCACCATGGTGATGGAGACGGGACTCGTCATCGCCGGGGGTGCCGAGACCACCCGCACGGTCATCGCCCACGGACTGCGCACCCTCGCCGACCATCCCGACGTGTGGGACGGGCTGGCCGACGACCCCACCCGAGTCCCGCTCGCGGTGGAGGAGCTGATCCGCTGGGTGACTCCGCTCAACAACATGTTCCGCATCGCGACCGCCGACACCGAGGTCGCGGGCACGGCGATCGCGGCGGGCGACCGGATCGCCCTCGTCTACCCGGCGGCCAACCGCGACCCGGCCGTGTTCGACCGACCCGACGAGTTCGACGTCACACGGGACCCCAACCCCCACCTGTCGTTCGGCCACGGGACGCACTTCTGTCTCGGCGCCAACCTTGCCCGCATCGAGCTCCGGCTCCTCTTCGAGACGCTCACACAACGGGTCACGAACCTCCGCGTGATCAGCGAACCCGATGTCGAGCCGAACATCTTCGCCCGCGCCGTGCGCTCGTTCGACCTCAGCTGGGATCTGCGCTAGGTCCTCGGTCGGCGGAGGACCGCAACCGGACCCGTCCGAAGCGTTCGGCGGTCGGTGTGTCCGCCGACGGTGTGTAGATGACGGCGCTCCAGCCCGGATGATCGGGGAGGAACAGGCGGTGGTGGTCGAAGATCAGTACTCCTTCGGTCGGATGCACGAAGCGCCGGGTCTGGGGCGAGAACACGGCAACGTCGTGCCCCGCCCACGCGGCGGCGAACTCGGGATGGGTGCCCCGAAGATCCTCGGCGAGTGCGGCGGCCTCGTCGCTGGGGTACTGCCCGAGGTGCAAACGGAACTGGCGCACCAGCCGCTCGACCTCGTCGGCCCAGTCGGTCATGAACGAACGGAGATCCGGCGTCTCCAGCGTGAGCCGAAGCAGGTTCGGATCGGTCGCCCGATGCAGGACGGGGAACAGCGCGGCTTCCGCGTCGTTCCAGCACACCAGGTTCCATGCATGGTCGAGCACGTAGGCCGGGTTCGGGTCGAGGCCGTCGACGAGGGCGCGCTGGGCGGGATCGGCCGCTTGCCCGGCGACCGTCGGCGCGGGCGGGTGCACATCGGCGAGCCCGAAGAGATGCTCGCGTTCCGGGCGGGACAACCGCAGCGCCGTCGCCAGGCCGTCGAGCACTTCGGCCGAAACACGGTTGGCGCCACCCTGTTCGAGTCGCGTGAGCCACGACACCCCGATGTTGGCGAGCACCGCCACCTCTTCGCGTCGCAGACCGGTCGCCCGCCGCCCGCTGGACGCGGGCAGCCCGACGTCGGCGGGCCGCAACCGCTCCCGGCGGGTTCGCAGGAACTCCCCCAACTCATCGCGCTGCACGTCGTGTCCTCCGGGCGTGAACCTACCACTGGTGGTACCACCATCGGCAGGGGCTTCCGGATCGGCACGACCGAGGCGCACGCTGCCCGAATGCCTGCCCATCTGCTGAACACCCGCGCTCGTGCGGCGA
This is a stretch of genomic DNA from Acidimicrobiales bacterium. It encodes these proteins:
- a CDS encoding MarR family transcriptional regulator — its product is MTLDFDPIAEAGRNWAARDWRSTEAMLAATSITRAHQILHGRIDAALAPIDLNFSRFEVLALLSFTRAGELPMGKIGDRLQVHAASVTNTIQRLESLGFVQRVRHSDDGRTVLARLLPAGRTAADAGAAALAEIDFGLAGMTASTRRALTRGLADYRSANGDFA
- a CDS encoding methylmalonyl-CoA mutase family protein yields the protein MREPRDDWQADYDGAARRDVPFETMSGIPLDAVHGDAPYPGQYPFTRGLHAAGYRSRLWTMRMFAGFGTAEDTNARFKELLRAGGTGLSTAFDMPTLMGRDSDSPWALGEVGRAGVAVDTLADMEDLFAGIDLRSVSTSMTINGPAATLLAMYVAVGEKTGVSRAELAGTVQNDILKEYQAQKEYIYPPRPSMRIVTDMVKFATAEMPKWHPISISGYHIREAGSTAAQELAFTLANGFAYVEAALAAGEDIDEFGRRLSFFFNSHTDFFEEIGKFRAARRIWARWMKERYGATDERAMMCRFHTQTAGVSLTAQQPEINIARVTTQALAAALGGTQSLHTDSFDEALALPTEKAARIALRTQQIVAHEIGVTNVVDPLGGAPFVEWMTDEMERRAEAVFAHLDELGNGSMLEGVYAGIDNGYFVGEIADAAYRFEREVNAGRRIIVGVNAFTDGDDDTDPNLLRIDHATEEYQRKRLAGVKKDRSQEAVDDALARLTADAGDPTVNLMPSIIDAVKVYATEEEIAMAMETVFGTYVEKAIV
- a CDS encoding cobalamin-dependent protein (Presence of a B(12) (cobalamin)-binding domain implies dependence on cobalamin itself, in one of its several forms, or in some unusual lineages, dependence on a cobalamin-like analog.), with amino-acid sequence MSTTAPPRIVLAKLGLDGHDRGIKVVARMLRDAGMEVIYLGLRQTTDSIVAAVEQEDADAIGLSMHNAGHLTLGPAMLTALDAAGIDVPVIIGGIVPDADLPVLHDAGIAAVLGPGASAEEVVATVRRVVERA
- the meaB gene encoding methylmalonyl Co-A mutase-associated GTPase MeaB, giving the protein MTLEGLSAVELVRRAGDGDRRAVGRLLSLVERGGQGAEEIAELTHADSLEAHVIGITGAPGAGKSTMVARLVAEATRQGDRPAVLAVDPSSPLTGGAILGDRVRMADVDTTAFIRSMATRGHAGGLALAIPGGARVLAAAGFDPVVIETVGVGQVEVDVTAAADTTVVVVTPGMGDAVQANKAGLLEVADLFVVNKADQPGASDTRRDLELMLELSHVTGQEDEHYRPPIVMVNSLDGDGIVDVHELIRSHRNHLVSSGTLHVRRCRRARFELASRAGLRFDRDLATVLSSPAMVTVIDEVASGSATPGVGVAALAASLAERP
- a CDS encoding cytochrome P450, translated to MSPATDILDPTWWQHDPQADYRDLLGHDGLWRDERSGFWLVARHADLLRVERDPTTFASRADGGGAYRLNPSPGEETMISKDDPEHLAQRRIVNRRFTPKAVRDHSEHYAALVTGLVDDAIAVVSSDGRVEIVDALASQLPCRVTAELLGFGQGRWREVKDWSERQMRIDSAADDPALFASFMGSIQEWAAVMETVLPQRVAEPADDLFSDWLGAGMDGPTMVMETGLVIAGGAETTRTVIAHGLRTLADHPDVWDGLADDPTRVPLAVEELIRWVTPLNNMFRIATADTEVAGTAIAAGDRIALVYPAANRDPAVFDRPDEFDVTRDPNPHLSFGHGTHFCLGANLARIELRLLFETLTQRVTNLRVISEPDVEPNIFARAVRSFDLSWDLR
- a CDS encoding helix-turn-helix transcriptional regulator, which translates into the protein MQRDELGEFLRTRRERLRPADVGLPASSGRRATGLRREEVAVLANIGVSWLTRLEQGGANRVSAEVLDGLATALRLSRPEREHLFGLADVHPPAPTVAGQAADPAQRALVDGLDPNPAYVLDHAWNLVCWNDAEAALFPVLHRATDPNLLRLTLETPDLRSFMTDWADEVERLVRQFRLHLGQYPSDEAAALAEDLRGTHPEFAAAWAGHDVAVFSPQTRRFVHPTEGVLIFDHHRLFLPDHPGWSAVIYTPSADTPTAERFGRVRLRSSADRGPSADPS